In Acidobacteriota bacterium, one genomic interval encodes:
- a CDS encoding PHP domain-containing protein: MRADLHVHSHYSDTGRYARAGLRDCYARPGEIYDRARGAGMNLVTLTDLNTIEGCLRLIDERGAPPDFVIGEEIEARFPDSGARVHLCAWGLTEERHREVCRLRENAEDLVAYLCAERVACALSHFVSKLPVGFPEASVYRRALELFDAVEVRNGAQGRHYNALVAALAMGRDGPRGAVGFVGGSDAHTLRRVGTTWTEAEARTPADFLEEIRSGRTSAGGRVRGAADIFLDLASLASSHYASLPSRLAGPGREGILRLAADLPRQIVGVPLVGTILYFVGVRRQVRAMQREIAIVDLREFRSRMRSYPRPAPGPAGSRESSRP, translated from the coding sequence ATGAGAGCCGATCTCCACGTCCACTCGCATTACTCGGACACGGGACGGTACGCGCGCGCCGGCCTGCGCGACTGCTACGCGCGCCCGGGCGAGATCTACGATCGCGCGCGCGGCGCCGGGATGAATCTCGTCACGCTCACCGATCTCAACACGATCGAGGGGTGCCTCAGGCTTATCGACGAGCGCGGGGCCCCCCCGGATTTCGTCATCGGCGAGGAGATCGAGGCCAGGTTTCCCGACAGCGGCGCCCGCGTGCACCTGTGCGCCTGGGGACTGACCGAGGAGCGCCACCGGGAGGTCTGCCGCCTCCGGGAGAACGCCGAGGACCTGGTGGCATACCTCTGCGCGGAGCGCGTGGCGTGCGCGCTGAGCCATTTCGTCTCGAAGCTGCCGGTCGGCTTTCCGGAGGCGTCGGTCTACCGGCGCGCTCTCGAGCTTTTCGATGCCGTCGAGGTCCGCAACGGCGCCCAGGGCCGGCACTACAACGCTCTCGTCGCCGCGCTCGCCATGGGGCGCGACGGCCCGCGGGGTGCGGTCGGGTTCGTCGGAGGGAGCGACGCCCACACGCTGCGCCGCGTGGGCACCACCTGGACGGAGGCGGAGGCGCGCACGCCGGCGGATTTCCTCGAGGAGATCCGCTCGGGGCGCACGTCGGCGGGAGGAAGAGTGCGAGGCGCGGCGGACATCTTCCTCGATCTCGCCTCCCTCGCCTCCTCGCATTACGCATCGCTTCCGTCGCGGCTCGCCGGCCCCGGGCGCGAGGGGATTCTCCGCCTCGCGGCGGACCTTCCCAGGCAGATCGTCGGCGTCCCCCTCGTCGGGACGATCCTCTACTTCGTGGGGGTGAGGCGGCAGGTCCGGGCGATGCAGCGCGAGATCGCGATCGTCGACCTCCGCGAGTTCCGAAGCCGGATGCGATCCTATCCGCGGCCGGCCCCCGGGCCCGCCGGATCGAGAGAGAGCTCGCGCCCGTGA